TTCTGGATCTCGGCTCACTAACAAACGAGCAAACACTTCATCTAACACATCATTCTCTTCATTGACTAGGCCTATACGTACTTCAGCGTAGGTTTCTTTGTTGACTTCAAAACCTACGTGGCCCGCCCAATCGTCGCCAGTTTCAACCAGTTCAGCTGCACCACGGTCATCAAACTGAGCGGTGAATATGATCACATCTGCCGCTTCTAGATTATCCGCAGCCATCTCTAGGAAGATGTCGTAAGCCGTC
This sequence is a window from Vibrio coralliilyticus. Protein-coding genes within it:
- a CDS encoding HI1450 family dsDNA-mimic protein, producing the protein MSELISYDDAIETAYDIFLEMAADNLEAADVIIFTAQFDDRGAAELVETGDDWAGHVGFEVNKETYAEVRIGLVNEENDVLDEVFARLLVSRDPEHKFCHILWKRD